The genomic region CTGTATGCTTGTTCTGTTTGGCAGTCAGTTTACCATTCATGGGAAAAGGTCCCCTTGGGATTTCATTggcattattattaatatgtgGAGACGTTGCATTCTTTTCAGTTGGAATGGGTCCGATTTGCTGGGTTTTGACTTCTGAAATTTACCCTTTGAGATTACGAGCTCAGGCAGTGGCAATTGGAGTTGCAGGAAATAGGGTGTGTAGTGGAATTGTGAGCTTATCTTTTCTGTCGGTTTCCAAGGCTATTTCAGTGCCTGGGACATTCCTGGTTTTCTCTTTACTATCAGCTCTTTCTGTTGGATTTGTTCATATGATTATCCCGGAGACTAAAGGGAAGAGTCTTGAGGAAATAGAGTGTTTGTTCGAGAATGGGGAACGATTAAAGGATAGTCAGTGTAAGATGGCCGATACTGAGCGTTTAGTTTCATAAAAATGTTAACGACACTATATCAGAAGGTATATTCTAATTTTGAGGATGGGGAAGGATTGAAGGATGGTCACTGCTGTTACACTACAGTTCACCCCTGAGAAAGCAGTATTGATATCTGGAATTACGCTGTGAACAATTATGACGCTAGATACTAGAAAGTAGATAGCATAACATTGTCTTATTGAACTACTAAAGGAAACTTCCATATGAATGAATTTTGAACTTTCAATTCTGCATTTACAAGGAGTATTTGCTTCATGATTCTGTTGCCCGATAATATCATATTTCTTTTGAGAAATGCTACCGACATTCTCTTTTCTACCTTCTCTTTCCACAAGATTAAAAATCGTAATTACTTTTTCACATGCGGATTTTACTCTTTCAGATACATTTTTCATTAAGTTTCCATATAATACCCTTTTCACCTAAAACCTAAGCAAATTAACAGTATATCATCTCTGaacatcacaaattcttatttaatacGGACCATTTTCGTGTTTAGTAAAATAAGCAAAATAGAAAACATTTGATAAATGAGTTAGTAGGTTGACTGGTCTATTGTTACAAGGTCAATGACACCTTCCCTCCTCAATCTCATTACTTTTAAGATCTAACCCATCTCAGATCATTCATTTTTCCCTCCTATAAAATTAAGTACCTCAAACATCAAAACTCACAccttgtttatttcttcatttctcCGTTTTGCAAACCATACAACTAGCTAGTAACAAAATGAGCTTGTTGGGTGGGCAGGAAAATGGAAGTCAAAACGTTAATAATGCTATTGAATTGAGTAACAAAAACAAGTACAGGAGGATAAACTCTGAGCTTGCTGAGGATCATGAGGGCTTAGACCGGATTCATCGAAACAATGACCGCGCTAAAACAGTACGGAAATATGTCCTTGCTTGTGCTTTCTTTGCTTCTCTTAACTCTGTTCTTCTTGGTTATGGTATGTTTTCTATTCTCATTTCATGTCTTCAAGTTTGACTTTAAATATAAGGGTCAACTATTGTGGTTAATGGCAACGAGGGTACCAAGAGATTTGAAGTTAGGAGGCGCAAATAAAAGGAAAGTTGTAGGAATTCTTTACATTTGTTTCTGGATGGACAATTTAGTAGAACAAGACGTGTTATAGGGAGTTGAAACCCACATTTACTACAAGTGTGCTTTTATAGACTACATTTACCAGCAAAAATGTGACATTGAATATGTGTGAAATGTTGTCTTGCAAATTACAAATGGTATGTTTATATATATCCAGATGTGGGAGTGATGAGTGGAGCAATCATATTCATCCAAGAGGACCTAAACATAACACAAGTACAAGAAGAAGTTCTAGTAGGTTGCTTGAGCATTGTATCCCTATTTGGCAGCTTAGCAGGAGGAAGAACTTCGGACGCCATAGGCCGAAAATGGACCATTGCATTGGCAGCAATAGTCTTCCAAGCAGGAGCAATTGTAATGACCCTTGCTCATTCCTTTGAGATGCTAATGGCTGGTAGACTCCTTGCTGGAATTGGAATTGGTTTCGGTGTAATGATTGCTCCTGTTTACATTGCTGAGATTTCACCCGCCGTTAATAGAGGATCCCTCACTTCATTCCCCGAGATATTCATCAATTTTGGAATCCTACTTGGCTACATTTCCAATTATGCATTCTCTGGCCTCCCACCCCATCAAAGTTGGAGGGTCATGCTTGGGGTCGGGATTTTACCCTCCGTTCTCATTGCAGTTGCACTCTTTATCATTCCCGAGTCCCCTAGGTGGCTCGTGGCCCAGAACCGAGTTGATGAGGCACGATTGGTTTTATTCAAAACAATAGAGAGCGAGAAAGAGGCTGAGGACCGGCTTGCTGAAATACAAATTGCAGCAAGAAATTCCGGTGGAGAAAAAGCTGTTTGGCTTGAATTACTATGCCCGTCTCCAACAGTATGTAGAATGCTAGTTGTAGGAATTGGAATTCAGTGTTTTCAGCAGATTACAGGAGTAGACGCACTGGTTTATTACAGTCCTGAGATCCTTAAAGAAGCCGGGATTGAAAATAAGACGAAGCTGCTAGGAGCCACAGTAGCGGTAGGAGTAACAAAAACCGGTTTTATATTGATGGCCATTCTATTAATTGACCGAGTTGGTAGAAAACCATTGCTATACATAAGCACAATTGGAATGACTATTTGCTTATTTGGGTTAGGAATCACGTTATCTTTTCTTCAGGGACAAACTTTTGGAATTGCTATGTCAATTTTACTAATTTGTGGAAATGTAGCATTCTTTTCCATAGGGATTGGGCCGATTTGTTGGGTGCTTAATTCGGAAATATTTCCGTTGAGATTGAGGGCTCAAGCGGTAGCTCTAGGAGCAATGGGAAATAGGGTGTGTAGCGGGTTGATTGCCATGTCTTTTTTGTCCTTGTCAAGTGCAATTTCCGTGGGTGGTACATTTTTTACCTTTGGGGTTGTTTCAGCTATCtcggttgtttttgtttttacgGTTGTCCCTGAGACAAAAGGGAAATCACTGGAGGAAATCGAATGGGTATTTCAGAAAAAGCTTGGACAAACTGGTGGTGATGAAATGGAACTGAAAGACAGTAAATGTTTTGTGCAAAACAGTGAATCAGTTTAGGTGAGGTAACTCCAGTTGATATTTACAATAACCCTTTTTAGAATTTATTTATCTTCAACATTGCAAGAGCATTACAGTTCAGGAAATTTCTCTATTCCTGGATATAAACATTCTTTTTGGAGGCACTTTGGCATGTTCGCAATTTCACTTAGGAAAAATTATGTTGTCATTCACAGTAATAGGTGATTTTGTATATGATATATGTTGTATATTTATATTTACTAGTTGTTCCTCCGCGCGCGATGCGCGCGGAGCTCCAAGGCCAATTTCCGTCTTTTTTAACTTATAAAGCTTGAGTATAATCCAATGCGATATCAGAAAAGGATATGAGCTTtcgagcgctcctaaatttaagATTCCCAAATAATAAAGAGTTTGCGTATGAGCTCCAAATGCAGTGCAAGAAAAATGTTGTGCAAGACAAAATGCAGTGCTTGCTTCTTAAAAAAAACTCGTCATATCAATCGAGTGctacacaaatgtataacaatttCTCCCACTATAACCATCAATGTCACTGACATGAAGTTTCTATCAAGTTTGAAAAGATTTGTAGGAGAGCTTTTACAGTTATAACTCATAACCATAGCAAGCAGAAGCTCTGCTGCTCATATAGAGTCTAGATCTCAACTGCAAACGAAAGTGGCAGGGCATCAGATCCTACTACTTTTTCAAGATTAATAACGAAAAGTGATAGGTCTCTACTACAGCGAGGCGGGGAGTTTGAAGGGGTGTGTTTGTTTTGCTGCTTGTTTGCTCTATtagaaatggaaaaaaaaagtaCTGAAATCTTTAGTCTTCAACTTCTCAGCATAATGGGTATGAATATATCGGTGGTTGGCCATGGTCTAATACATGCTCCTgtca from Silene latifolia isolate original U9 population chromosome 3, ASM4854445v1, whole genome shotgun sequence harbors:
- the LOC141647824 gene encoding putative polyol transporter 4, producing MSLLGGQENGSQNVNNAIELSNKNKYRRINSELAEDHEGLDRIHRNNDRAKTVRKYVLACAFFASLNSVLLGYDVGVMSGAIIFIQEDLNITQVQEEVLVGCLSIVSLFGSLAGGRTSDAIGRKWTIALAAIVFQAGAIVMTLAHSFEMLMAGRLLAGIGIGFGVMIAPVYIAEISPAVNRGSLTSFPEIFINFGILLGYISNYAFSGLPPHQSWRVMLGVGILPSVLIAVALFIIPESPRWLVAQNRVDEARLVLFKTIESEKEAEDRLAEIQIAARNSGGEKAVWLELLCPSPTVCRMLVVGIGIQCFQQITGVDALVYYSPEILKEAGIENKTKLLGATVAVGVTKTGFILMAILLIDRVGRKPLLYISTIGMTICLFGLGITLSFLQGQTFGIAMSILLICGNVAFFSIGIGPICWVLNSEIFPLRLRAQAVALGAMGNRVCSGLIAMSFLSLSSAISVGGTFFTFGVVSAISVVFVFTVVPETKGKSLEEIEWVFQKKLGQTGGDEMELKDSKCFVQNSESV